The Fortiea contorta PCC 7126 genome has a segment encoding these proteins:
- a CDS encoding HD family phosphohydrolase, with translation MKTQRFFQSLAQQLNHWRRRYKVLIRKTPLLESVSSHSRKSRRRKFHRVVLSNIILFLAKTDDQVRVQKRAVARRARAKLVKNRGVINSVGLSWVHENRSCAVLAIAVISLTGVIGHKLYNQPKLKVGNVAPQTITAPYTARVEDRRKTEAQRQAVSQSSQPILMVDIQKNEQIEQNLRQLLEVGEVIHAIAGPFPFFDTLVLPISSQRYLRSCPESEWQELLVAIENAKKQKIGLSISARRSSFSRAPDTKTPTIVKNQIPQKRPSQNSPGATKSTQIPRTTEFIQAVAELETYRITTEDRNLSSLIDQISQARQKYIQAKTKLLQMGVLGSQAVYEDTILLDLSDEDWLKTQSGIRQSGERILTQGIPHGLPPNVLQAAVSLQVQTFVPKDAENLANKLLLSVLQPNLKQDEEQTRIRAQRAAEGVPRVMVEVRQGQEIVTKGKNITPWSFDLLEYYHLNRREVNWRKLGQLAGVVSTAVAIFVFVESRLKTPLRQRDRLLVLLLTLSVPGILTTSLPYTTWSAIGILLGSFYGPALGVAVVSLLSLVLPITIEISKISLVAGAAGGIVGSCMAKRLRSREELALLGIAIASTQGGIYLIISLLMGTAFGAGWYLVLQEAALFALSGLSWSIVALGLSPYLEKLFDLVTPIRLAELANPNRPLLKKLATQTPGTFQHTLFVATLAEAAAKELGCNVELVRAGTLYHDIGKMHDPLGFIENQMGGPNKHDTEINDPWQSAAIIKKHVSEGLIMARKHLLPTAIQAFIPEHQGTMLIAYFHHQAQQMAQADPSLTVNDADFRYDGPIPQSRETGIVMLADSCEAALRSLKDATPEQALAMVNNILRARWQDNQMIDSGLTRNEMTKIAKIFVEVWQQFHHKRIAYPKLKVSNEKVIKG, from the coding sequence ATGAAAACGCAGCGATTTTTTCAGTCCTTAGCCCAGCAATTAAATCACTGGCGGCGGCGGTATAAAGTACTAATCCGGAAAACACCATTGCTAGAATCGGTGAGCAGTCACAGTCGCAAAAGTCGGCGCCGCAAGTTTCATCGAGTTGTTCTGAGCAATATCATTTTGTTTTTAGCGAAAACCGACGATCAAGTCAGAGTTCAAAAACGAGCAGTAGCGCGTAGAGCCAGGGCAAAATTGGTTAAAAATCGCGGTGTGATTAATTCAGTAGGTTTAAGCTGGGTGCATGAAAACCGCTCCTGTGCTGTTTTGGCGATCGCAGTTATCTCCCTCACAGGCGTAATTGGCCATAAATTATATAACCAGCCCAAGCTAAAAGTGGGCAATGTTGCGCCACAAACAATCACAGCACCTTACACAGCTCGCGTTGAAGACCGCAGAAAAACAGAAGCTCAACGCCAAGCCGTCAGTCAAAGTTCCCAGCCGATACTGATGGTTGATATCCAAAAAAATGAGCAGATTGAGCAAAATTTGCGCCAACTTTTAGAAGTAGGTGAAGTGATTCACGCCATTGCTGGGCCTTTTCCATTTTTTGACACGTTGGTTTTACCTATCTCCAGCCAGCGTTATCTGCGCTCTTGTCCGGAATCAGAATGGCAAGAACTGTTAGTAGCCATAGAAAATGCAAAAAAACAGAAAATAGGATTATCAATCTCTGCACGCAGGAGCAGTTTTAGCAGAGCGCCAGACACCAAAACACCGACTATAGTCAAAAATCAAATACCCCAGAAACGCCCATCACAAAATAGTCCTGGGGCGACAAAATCAACTCAGATTCCCCGCACAACTGAGTTTATTCAAGCAGTAGCAGAACTGGAAACTTATCGGATTACGACTGAGGATCGCAATTTATCTTCACTCATCGACCAAATTTCCCAAGCACGGCAAAAATACATTCAAGCGAAAACCAAGCTTTTGCAGATGGGGGTGCTGGGGTCGCAGGCTGTGTACGAAGATACCATTCTCTTGGATTTGTCAGATGAAGATTGGCTCAAAACCCAATCGGGAATCCGTCAGAGTGGCGAGCGAATTCTCACCCAAGGTATCCCCCACGGTTTACCGCCCAACGTTTTACAGGCTGCGGTGAGTCTGCAAGTGCAGACATTTGTCCCTAAAGACGCTGAAAACTTAGCAAATAAACTGTTGCTAAGTGTGTTGCAGCCCAATTTGAAGCAAGATGAAGAACAAACTAGAATCCGTGCTCAAAGAGCGGCTGAAGGAGTACCGCGAGTCATGGTTGAGGTGCGCCAAGGTCAGGAAATTGTCACGAAGGGAAAGAATATTACCCCGTGGAGCTTTGATTTATTAGAGTATTATCATTTGAACCGGCGAGAGGTGAACTGGCGAAAGCTGGGGCAGTTAGCAGGGGTGGTCAGCACGGCAGTGGCAATTTTCGTGTTTGTCGAAAGCCGACTGAAAACACCATTGCGACAACGCGATCGCTTGTTGGTGTTATTACTAACTTTGAGTGTGCCGGGAATACTCACAACTAGTTTACCATATACCACCTGGAGTGCTATTGGTATTTTGTTAGGCAGCTTCTACGGCCCCGCTTTAGGTGTAGCAGTTGTGAGTCTGCTATCGCTGGTGCTACCAATTACCATAGAAATCAGCAAAATTTCCCTGGTGGCTGGGGCTGCGGGGGGAATTGTGGGTAGTTGCATGGCGAAACGACTGCGATCGCGGGAAGAATTAGCACTGTTGGGGATTGCGATCGCTTCCACCCAAGGGGGCATTTACCTGATTATCTCACTGCTGATGGGTACGGCATTCGGTGCTGGCTGGTATCTTGTACTACAAGAAGCAGCGCTGTTTGCCTTATCTGGCTTGTCCTGGAGTATTGTCGCCTTGGGCTTGAGTCCTTATTTAGAAAAGCTGTTTGATTTAGTCACACCCATCCGGTTAGCCGAACTGGCGAACCCTAATCGCCCTTTGTTGAAAAAACTTGCCACACAAACACCAGGAACCTTTCAACACACCCTCTTTGTCGCTACCTTAGCTGAAGCTGCAGCCAAAGAACTCGGATGTAATGTTGAATTGGTGAGAGCGGGCACATTATATCATGATATTGGCAAAATGCACGACCCCCTCGGCTTTATTGAAAATCAAATGGGGGGGCCGAATAAACATGATACAGAAATTAACGATCCTTGGCAGAGCGCCGCAATTATCAAAAAGCACGTCAGTGAAGGGCTGATAATGGCGCGTAAACACCTGCTACCGACAGCAATTCAGGCTTTTATTCCCGAACATCAAGGAACAATGTTAATTGCTTATTTCCATCACCAAGCCCAGCAAATGGCTCAGGCTGATCCGAGTTTGACAGTAAACGACGCTGATTTTCGCTACGATGGCCCTATTCCCCAATCACGGGAAACAGGAATTGTGATGTTAGCAGATTCCTGTGAAGCGGCGCTGCGGAGTCTGAAAGATGCTACCCCAGAGCAAGCTCTAGCAATGGTTAACAATATTCTCCGCGCCAGATGGCAAGATAATCAAATGATTGATTCCGGGTTAACACGGAACGAAATGACCAAAATTGCCAAAATCTTCGTGGAAGTTTGGCAACAATTCCATCACAAACGTATTGCTTACCCTAAATTAAAAGTGAGTAACGAGAAGGTGATTAAAGGGTGA
- a CDS encoding PAS domain-containing protein, whose amino-acid sequence MTQQDSALILVVDDDDLTRLHLCELMVEAGYQVVEASNGSEAIASFTSLSPDLVLLDALMPVMDGFTCCAQLQTVADGESTPILMITALYDQASVTKAFAAGATDFITKPIQWPVLSQRVRYLLTANRAMKELRRQTEAAKLREMQLKLALEAARMGIWDWNFSTNKVTWSDNKAALLGLEAGVFDGTYEGFLRSVHPQDRDFVNHSVMQALQAGSEYDIEFRAVLPDGSIRWLVSKGFVWRDSSGTPVRMSGVDMDITKRKQAAERLEFYAQQQAIVAELSQIALAGEDLSELMNSCVRLVAQFLKIESCKILELQPNGNASLLRAEVGWQQGWVSHVTLGTEASPEPILARNLETRKRFQEPPLLQEQQMGGVSVVIHGKEKPFGVLRVHTNKARIFTRDDVYFLQAIADVMATAIERQLVEDALKKSEERAALAMRGNNDGIWDWYVKTHEVFFSPRWKEMLGYADDEISNDLDEWTTRLHPDDLQMVKQAINDHFAKKSKFYISEHRIRCKDGSYKWILDRGQAVWNVDGEVVRMASSHTDITERKQTQAELERQNQRSQLLADVTLKIRQSLRIDEILRTSVTEVQKLLHADRVLILQIKSNDSFLVVQEAIVPGLPTLLGQHITDPCFWEKYIPKYYHGYSSIITDIYQADIQPCHVELLERFSVRANLVIPVFRQNQIWGLLIAHQCRHSREWTDWEIQLLRQLADQIGIALAQSRILEQETRQRQELARSNEELQQFAFIASHDLQEPLRKIKTFGERLQDTCGGSLTPQGLDYLQRMQNAAQRMETLIEDLLKLSRVTTRAQPFISVDLAQITQEVLSDLEVYIQQTGACVEVGELPIIKADPLQMRQLLQNLISNALKFHQQESPPVVKISSQIFHNHSAKIAVDSELCKIIVEDHGIGFEEKYLDRIFNVFQRLHTRKEYKGTGIGLAICRKIAERHHGNITAQSKPGGGARFIVTLPLNNHL is encoded by the coding sequence ATGACTCAACAAGATTCTGCCCTGATTCTAGTTGTAGATGACGACGATTTGACGCGGCTGCATCTGTGTGAACTGATGGTAGAAGCGGGCTATCAAGTGGTTGAGGCTAGTAATGGCTCGGAGGCAATAGCTAGTTTTACCAGTTTATCACCAGATTTAGTGCTGCTAGACGCCCTCATGCCTGTGATGGATGGGTTTACTTGCTGTGCTCAATTGCAAACAGTTGCTGATGGCGAGAGCACGCCCATATTGATGATTACTGCTCTTTATGACCAAGCATCGGTGACAAAAGCTTTTGCCGCAGGTGCAACAGATTTTATCACTAAGCCGATTCAATGGCCAGTTTTAAGTCAAAGAGTGCGTTATCTGTTAACAGCTAATCGCGCTATGAAGGAATTACGCCGCCAAACGGAAGCGGCGAAACTGCGAGAGATGCAACTAAAATTAGCATTAGAAGCCGCTCGCATGGGTATTTGGGACTGGAACTTCAGTACTAATAAAGTTACTTGGTCAGATAACAAAGCTGCACTGTTAGGCTTAGAAGCGGGTGTTTTTGACGGTACTTATGAAGGTTTTCTCCGGAGTGTTCACCCCCAAGATCGTGATTTTGTCAACCACTCGGTGATGCAAGCTTTGCAAGCTGGATCTGAATATGATATTGAATTTCGGGCTGTGTTACCTGATGGTAGTATCCGCTGGCTAGTCAGTAAAGGATTTGTTTGGCGTGACTCGTCTGGGACGCCTGTGCGGATGTCTGGGGTAGATATGGACATCACTAAGCGCAAGCAAGCAGCAGAAAGGTTAGAATTTTATGCCCAGCAACAAGCGATAGTCGCGGAACTCAGTCAAATAGCTCTGGCTGGTGAAGATTTGAGCGAGTTGATGAATTCCTGTGTCAGACTTGTTGCCCAATTTCTCAAGATTGAATCTTGTAAAATTTTGGAACTGCAACCAAATGGTAACGCTTCACTGCTCAGGGCAGAAGTGGGTTGGCAACAAGGGTGGGTTAGTCATGTAACTTTGGGTACTGAAGCTTCTCCGGAGCCAATACTAGCCCGGAATTTAGAGACAAGAAAGCGATTCCAAGAACCACCGTTGTTACAAGAGCAGCAGATGGGTGGTGTCAGCGTGGTGATTCATGGTAAAGAGAAACCGTTTGGGGTGTTACGGGTACATACAAATAAGGCGCGTATTTTCACTAGAGATGATGTTTATTTTCTCCAAGCTATCGCTGATGTGATGGCTACGGCTATTGAGCGTCAATTGGTGGAAGATGCGCTGAAAAAAAGTGAGGAACGGGCTGCTTTGGCGATGCGGGGTAACAATGACGGGATTTGGGATTGGTATGTGAAAACCCATGAAGTGTTTTTCTCGCCTCGCTGGAAAGAAATGCTGGGTTATGCAGACGATGAGATTAGCAACGATTTGGATGAATGGACAACGCGGTTGCATCCAGATGATTTGCAGATGGTGAAGCAAGCCATTAATGATCATTTTGCGAAAAAAAGCAAGTTTTATATCAGCGAGCACCGCATCAGATGTAAAGATGGCTCTTATAAATGGATTTTAGATCGCGGTCAGGCGGTGTGGAATGTCGATGGTGAAGTGGTGCGGATGGCTAGCTCCCATACGGATATTACGGAACGCAAGCAAACACAAGCAGAATTAGAACGGCAAAACCAGCGATCGCAGTTACTCGCGGATGTTACTCTGAAGATTCGCCAGTCTTTACGCATTGATGAAATTCTCCGTACTAGCGTCACGGAAGTACAAAAATTACTCCACGCAGATCGAGTATTAATTTTACAAATTAAATCCAATGATTCCTTCCTCGTTGTTCAAGAAGCTATAGTTCCCGGTTTACCCACTCTCCTCGGTCAACATATTACTGACCCATGTTTTTGGGAAAAATATATCCCAAAATATTATCATGGTTATAGCAGTATAATTACTGATATATATCAAGCAGATATTCAACCTTGTCATGTTGAGTTGCTGGAAAGATTTAGTGTCAGAGCTAACTTGGTGATTCCCGTTTTCCGCCAAAATCAAATTTGGGGACTGCTCATCGCCCACCAATGTAGACACTCCCGTGAGTGGACTGATTGGGAGATTCAACTTTTGCGACAACTAGCGGATCAAATCGGTATTGCTTTAGCTCAAAGTCGGATTTTAGAGCAAGAAACTCGTCAGCGCCAAGAACTCGCCCGTTCTAATGAGGAACTGCAACAATTTGCTTTTATCGCTTCCCATGATTTACAAGAGCCATTGCGTAAGATTAAAACTTTTGGCGAGCGACTTCAAGACACCTGTGGTGGTTCTTTAACTCCGCAAGGGCTGGATTATTTGCAACGAATGCAGAATGCAGCCCAAAGAATGGAAACATTGATTGAAGATTTGTTGAAACTCTCACGAGTAACTACTAGGGCGCAGCCTTTTATCTCGGTAGATTTAGCACAAATTACCCAAGAAGTGTTATCTGATTTGGAGGTGTATATTCAACAAACAGGTGCATGTGTGGAAGTGGGTGAATTACCAATTATCAAAGCTGATCCGTTGCAGATGCGTCAATTATTGCAAAATTTGATCAGTAATGCTTTAAAATTTCACCAACAAGAATCACCACCTGTGGTCAAGATTTCTAGTCAAATTTTCCACAATCACTCTGCTAAAATTGCCGTTGATTCCGAACTGTGTAAAATCATTGTTGAAGATCATGGTATTGGTTTTGAAGAAAAATATCTTGACCGCATTTTCAATGTTTTTCAACGGTTGCATACTCGCAAAGAATACAAAGGCACTGGTATCGGATTAGCTATCTGTCGCAAAATTGCCGAGCGTCATCATGGCAATATTACAGCACAAAGCAAACCAGGAGGAGGAGCACGATTTATTGTTACATTACCGCTGAATAACCATCTGTAG
- a CDS encoding response regulator: MADDDEDDSMLVREALAESQLPIKLHIVKNGEELMDYLYNRGHYIDTNSAPFPGLILLDLNMPKKDGLEALKEIKTDAQLRRIPVIVLTTSGAREDIYYTYDLGANSFIVKPMTFTLLVEVMKTIGKYWFEIVELPLGTAGGRDGQQPHQSSFS, translated from the coding sequence ATGGCTGATGATGATGAAGACGACAGCATGTTAGTGCGTGAGGCTTTGGCAGAAAGCCAACTACCCATCAAACTACATATTGTAAAGAATGGTGAAGAATTAATGGACTATTTATACAATCGTGGTCACTATATTGATACCAATAGTGCGCCTTTTCCTGGGTTGATTTTACTAGATTTGAATATGCCGAAAAAAGATGGTTTAGAAGCGCTCAAAGAGATTAAAACTGACGCGCAACTTCGGCGAATTCCAGTTATAGTCCTGACTACATCGGGAGCACGAGAGGATATATATTATACCTACGATTTGGGCGCAAATTCTTTCATCGTCAAGCCGATGACCTTTACTTTATTAGTTGAGGTGATGAAAACTATAGGAAAATATTGGTTTGAAATTGTAGAACTGCCACTAGGAACTGCGGGAGGCAGAGATGGACAACAACCTCATCAGAGTTCTTTTAGTTGA
- a CDS encoding hybrid sensor histidine kinase/response regulator, with translation MDNNLIRVLLVDDDEDDYILTRYWVSEFQGSGCELAWVDNYTAAWEAIANNQYDVYLVDYRLGAHNGLELLRAAIAHGCSSPIILLTGQGEREIDLDAMKAGAADYLEKSQLTAPLLERSIRYAIERRQTEQKIREQAALLDVATDAIFVCALDDQILFWNKAAESLYGWSKAEAIGKKSQKLWQDKNLPLLQESLNNLMKNGSWEGELYQKTKSHQNIIVESRWTLVKEFDKTAPSILVVNTDITQKKQLEAQFLRAQRLESIGTLASGIAHDLNNVLAPILMTAQLLEAQMHDERSRRLLPILISNAKRGANLVKQVLSFTRGLEGERTLLQFKHLITEIQQIIKETFPKSIEVSTQIQQNLWTVSGDPTQLHQVLMNLCVNARDAMTNGGALKISAENFLIDENYARMNLEAKVGAYIVITVTDTGCGIRTEILDRIFEPFFTTKELGKGTGLGLSTVLGIIKSHGGFIKVLSEEGRGSQFKVFLPAQEAQEILEEPDQDLPAGNGELILVVDDEAAIRDITKTSLESHNYKAITASDGIEAIALYAEHRDEISLVLTDMVMPSMDGVTTIRTLKKINPDIKIIAVSGLASSDKVNMAYELGIKAFLSKPFTANQLLQTIKTAHRE, from the coding sequence ATGGACAACAACCTCATCAGAGTTCTTTTAGTTGATGATGATGAAGATGATTATATTTTAACTCGTTATTGGGTGAGCGAATTTCAAGGATCCGGTTGTGAGCTAGCGTGGGTGGATAATTATACAGCTGCATGGGAAGCGATCGCTAATAACCAATACGACGTTTATCTTGTAGACTATCGCTTAGGTGCACATAACGGATTAGAATTATTACGAGCAGCGATCGCTCATGGTTGTTCTTCCCCAATTATTTTATTAACTGGTCAGGGAGAGCGAGAAATAGATTTAGACGCGATGAAAGCCGGCGCCGCAGATTATCTCGAAAAAAGCCAATTAACTGCACCATTATTAGAACGTTCCATCCGCTACGCCATTGAACGCAGACAAACAGAGCAAAAAATCCGCGAACAAGCTGCTTTGCTTGATGTCGCCACAGATGCTATTTTTGTATGTGCTTTAGATGACCAAATTTTATTTTGGAACAAAGCCGCGGAAAGTTTATACGGTTGGTCAAAAGCAGAAGCAATAGGTAAAAAATCTCAGAAACTTTGGCAAGATAAAAATTTACCTTTATTACAAGAATCTCTGAATAATCTCATGAAAAATGGTTCATGGGAAGGTGAACTATATCAAAAAACAAAATCGCACCAAAACATTATCGTCGAAAGCCGTTGGACTTTGGTAAAAGAATTCGATAAAACCGCTCCATCCATTTTAGTAGTTAATACTGATATTACTCAAAAAAAGCAATTAGAAGCTCAATTTTTACGCGCTCAAAGGTTAGAAAGTATCGGTACTTTAGCCAGCGGTATTGCTCATGACTTGAACAATGTTTTAGCACCGATTCTGATGACAGCACAACTGCTAGAAGCACAAATGCATGATGAGCGATCGCGTCGTCTACTTCCCATCTTAATTTCTAATGCTAAACGTGGGGCAAATTTAGTTAAACAAGTGCTATCTTTTACTCGTGGACTGGAAGGAGAAAGAACACTTTTACAATTCAAACATTTAATCACAGAAATTCAACAAATTATCAAAGAAACATTTCCCAAATCAATAGAAGTTAGCACCCAAATTCAACAAAATCTTTGGACTGTATCAGGCGATCCCACTCAGCTTCACCAAGTACTCATGAATTTATGTGTTAATGCTCGTGATGCTATGACCAACGGTGGAGCTTTAAAAATCTCTGCAGAGAACTTCTTGATTGATGAAAATTATGCAAGAATGAACCTGGAAGCTAAAGTAGGAGCTTACATAGTCATCACCGTCACTGACACTGGTTGCGGTATTCGCACCGAAATATTAGACCGCATCTTTGAGCCATTTTTTACCACCAAAGAACTCGGCAAAGGAACAGGTTTAGGTCTCTCTACAGTATTAGGAATAATTAAAAGCCATGGGGGTTTTATTAAAGTCCTGAGTGAAGAAGGAAGAGGTAGTCAATTTAAAGTATTTTTACCAGCACAAGAAGCCCAAGAAATATTAGAAGAACCAGACCAAGACTTACCAGCAGGTAATGGAGAATTGATTTTAGTTGTAGATGATGAAGCAGCAATCAGAGATATTACCAAAACATCTTTAGAAAGTCATAATTACAAAGCTATTACCGCCAGCGACGGGATAGAAGCCATAGCTTTATATGCAGAACATCGAGATGAAATATCTCTAGTATTAACTGATATGGTAATGCCATCTATGGATGGCGTCACTACTATCCGGACATTGAAAAAAATCAATCCAGATATCAAAATAATTGCTGTTAGTGGGCTAGCTTCTAGTGATAAAGTGAATATGGCTTATGAACTAGGAATTAAAGCGTTTTTATCTAAACCTTTCACAGCCAACCAATTACTACAAACCATTAAAACAGCACATAGAGAATAA
- a CDS encoding ureidoglycolate lyase — protein MANSPAIKQLPATPITSENFQRYGQVIFPSQDGKTFDSTDAQLNLQNGIPRFYIMQLHKKGRKFHKITRHEKCTQCLGSLEGKDWLIAVSPPDNSVNIPALEQLAAFQIPGNCFIKLEVGTWHAGPYFDHEVVNFYNLELSDTNVVDHFTHDFLKSHQLEWEII, from the coding sequence ATGGCTAACTCACCAGCAATTAAACAATTACCAGCGACGCCGATAACATCAGAAAACTTTCAACGCTACGGACAAGTAATTTTTCCTAGCCAAGACGGTAAAACTTTCGACTCTACAGATGCTCAATTGAATTTACAAAATGGCATTCCACGATTTTATATTATGCAATTGCATAAAAAAGGGCGGAAATTTCATAAAATTACTCGTCATGAAAAATGCACTCAATGTTTAGGTTCTCTAGAGGGAAAAGATTGGTTAATTGCCGTTTCTCCCCCTGATAATAGTGTAAATATACCCGCTTTAGAACAACTTGCGGCGTTCCAGATTCCAGGTAACTGCTTTATTAAATTGGAAGTAGGAACTTGGCACGCCGGGCCATATTTTGATCATGAAGTTGTGAATTTTTATAATTTAGAATTGAGTGACACAAATGTGGTGGATCATTTCACTCATGATTTTCTCAAAAGTCATCAATTAGAATGGGAAATAATTTAA
- a CDS encoding Uma2 family endonuclease, with protein MTPSTQVSANISLEEFLKSPETKPASEYINGHIYQKPMPQGKHSIIQTRLFTNINAVGEPQQKALALTELRCTFEGRSFVPDIAVFEWSRIPTDESGEIANKFNSYPDWTIEILSPDQYPNRVINKIIFCINQGTKLGWFIDPNDKSIMIFQPHQLPAVKYDTDILPVLDVFLDWKITAADVFNLLKIK; from the coding sequence ATGACTCCATCAACCCAAGTATCTGCCAATATTTCCCTAGAAGAGTTTCTCAAATCACCAGAAACCAAACCAGCTAGTGAATATATTAACGGACACATCTACCAAAAACCCATGCCCCAGGGAAAACATAGTATTATTCAAACTCGCTTATTTACTAATATTAATGCTGTAGGTGAACCACAACAAAAAGCCTTAGCATTAACTGAGTTACGCTGCACATTTGAGGGACGTTCTTTCGTTCCAGATATTGCTGTGTTTGAGTGGTCACGTATCCCCACAGATGAAAGCGGAGAGATTGCTAATAAGTTCAACAGTTACCCAGATTGGACTATTGAAATTTTATCACCAGACCAATATCCGAACCGTGTGATCAACAAAATTATTTTTTGTATTAACCAAGGAACTAAATTAGGTTGGTTTATTGATCCTAATGATAAATCGATAATGATATTTCAACCTCATCAGTTGCCAGCAGTGAAATACGATACTGATATTTTACCTGTTCTTGACGTATTTCTAGACTGGAAAATAACGGCAGCAGATGTTTTTAATTTGTTGAAAATTAAATAA